In Spirosoma aureum, a single genomic region encodes these proteins:
- a CDS encoding UDP-N-acetyl glucosamine 2-epimerase, with protein sequence MKKKILFIVGSVNQTSQMHQISAQLADEYDCWFSQFYADAKLINWGIRQGWLDHTILAGKFRTDAETYLRSFNLNIDYQAKQNRYDLIVVCSDLVVPGAVRSTKSIWVQEGMVDEVTWLTKAVKALGLPRYFSVGTSLNGASNLCNIYCAASEGYKSFFTGMGTEASKIFVTGIPNFDNVRQYMTNDFPHHDYVMVATSDIRETFRSEDRLGFIRKAVSMANGRQLLFKLHPNEVWERAEAEIRQIAPPDALIFQQGNTNEMIANCAELITQYSTVVYVGMALKKPVSSYFDVDELRRLTPIQNGGTSAQNIARICRDFLRDMGPDEHFVKSYQYEAVAYDRQRLSL encoded by the coding sequence GTGAAAAAGAAAATACTCTTCATAGTGGGTTCCGTTAATCAGACCTCGCAGATGCACCAGATTTCGGCGCAGCTTGCCGATGAATATGACTGCTGGTTTAGTCAGTTCTATGCTGATGCTAAGTTAATTAACTGGGGAATCCGGCAGGGCTGGCTCGATCATACCATTCTGGCGGGCAAATTCCGGACGGATGCCGAAACGTACCTGCGCTCGTTTAATCTCAACATCGATTATCAGGCAAAACAAAACCGCTATGACCTCATCGTGGTATGCTCTGACCTGGTTGTGCCGGGGGCGGTTAGGTCAACGAAAAGCATTTGGGTACAGGAAGGCATGGTCGATGAAGTAACCTGGCTGACCAAAGCCGTGAAAGCCCTGGGTTTACCGCGCTATTTCAGCGTTGGCACTTCGCTGAACGGTGCGTCGAACCTCTGTAACATCTATTGTGCAGCATCAGAAGGCTATAAATCCTTTTTTACGGGGATGGGCACGGAAGCCAGCAAAATTTTCGTGACGGGCATTCCCAACTTCGATAACGTTCGCCAGTATATGACGAATGATTTCCCGCATCACGATTACGTCATGGTGGCTACTTCAGATATCCGGGAAACTTTCCGAAGCGAAGATCGTCTGGGATTTATTCGGAAGGCAGTTTCAATGGCTAATGGACGCCAGTTATTGTTCAAACTCCATCCGAATGAAGTCTGGGAGCGGGCCGAAGCCGAAATCCGGCAGATTGCCCCACCCGATGCTTTGATTTTTCAGCAAGGCAATACGAACGAAATGATTGCCAATTGCGCGGAACTCATCACACAGTATTCAACAGTAGTGTATGTAGGAATGGCCTTAAAAAAGCCGGTTTCATCTTACTTCGATGTCGATGAACTCCGTCGATTAACACCCATTCAGAACGGCGGCACATCGGCTCAGAACATCGCCCGCATCTGCCGTGACTTCCTACGTGATATGGGCCCAGATGAACATTTTGTTAAATCGTATCAATACGAAGCCGTGGCTTATGACCGGCAACGACTTTCGCTGTAA
- a CDS encoding cytidylyltransferase domain-containing protein produces MNRSALVVIVQARMSSSRLPGKVLMPILGRPLLARMLERLNQCQTPFTTVVATSTDPSDDQIEQFCRDEHVAFFRGSLDDCLDRHYQIAERWKADIAVKIPSDCPLIDPRVVDQTLQFFLDHPGEYDFVSNLHPATWPDGNDVEIMTRACLQRTQLEATKPLEREHTTPYIWDTAPESFRRGNLSWQTGLDYSMSHRFTIDYQEDYAFIRTVYEELYPENPSFSCEDILALLERKPEIYAINADLAGVNWYRNHLNELHTVSPNQTRVLSN; encoded by the coding sequence ATGAACCGCTCAGCCCTTGTTGTCATCGTTCAGGCCCGGATGTCATCGAGCCGCCTGCCAGGCAAAGTCCTGATGCCTATTCTGGGCAGACCATTACTGGCCCGAATGCTTGAGCGATTGAACCAGTGCCAGACACCGTTCACGACAGTCGTTGCAACGTCAACAGACCCGTCCGACGATCAGATTGAGCAATTTTGCCGGGATGAGCATGTGGCTTTTTTTCGGGGAAGCCTGGATGACTGTCTGGATCGGCATTACCAGATTGCTGAACGCTGGAAGGCAGACATCGCGGTTAAAATTCCCTCCGACTGCCCATTGATCGACCCGCGTGTTGTCGATCAGACGTTACAGTTTTTCCTGGATCATCCTGGAGAGTATGACTTCGTCAGTAACCTTCACCCGGCTACCTGGCCCGATGGCAACGATGTCGAAATTATGACCCGAGCCTGTCTCCAACGAACACAACTCGAAGCAACGAAGCCCCTCGAACGCGAACACACGACGCCCTATATCTGGGATACTGCACCCGAATCATTCCGCAGGGGTAATTTGAGCTGGCAAACGGGCCTGGATTACTCCATGAGCCACCGCTTCACAATTGACTACCAAGAAGATTATGCGTTCATCCGTACTGTATACGAGGAATTATATCCTGAAAATCCATCCTTTTCCTGCGAAGACATTCTGGCTCTACTTGAGCGTAAACCCGAAATCTATGCCATCAATGCCGATTTAGCGGGTGTAAACTGGTACCGCAATCATTTAAACGAACTCCACACCGTTTCACCCAATCAAACGAGAGTACTCAGTAATTAG
- a CDS encoding transketolase family protein translates to MTYEELLTQTALADERVVVMTAENRALVRNMPQNLGNRFVDTGITEQTMIGAAAGLALRGRTPVVHALAAFLSMRAYEFIRTDVGIGNLPVKLSSFIPGFLSDGNGPTHQAVEDIALMRGIPNMQVFCPADEQDLLQMLPSIWASKSPSYVRISTRPATYQHKQPFEIGCAEVVSRGSDVTILVYGMLFEQALIAANFLRHDGYSVGLVNMRSLKPVDEAVILEICASSDLVVTVEDHFLTGGLYSIVAETLLKYRKTAHVHPFALKGKWYKPGRLNEVLEHEGFTGAQLARAIIEHLVENLAD, encoded by the coding sequence ATGACTTACGAGGAATTACTTACCCAAACTGCTCTTGCCGATGAACGGGTTGTCGTTATGACCGCTGAAAACCGGGCACTGGTGCGGAATATGCCCCAAAATCTTGGCAATCGCTTTGTCGACACCGGCATTACGGAACAGACCATGATTGGTGCAGCTGCGGGACTGGCGCTACGGGGCCGAACTCCCGTTGTTCATGCCCTGGCGGCTTTCCTGTCGATGCGGGCTTATGAATTTATCCGTACGGACGTCGGAATAGGCAATCTACCCGTCAAACTGAGCAGCTTTATTCCGGGGTTTTTGTCGGACGGTAATGGACCTACGCACCAGGCGGTTGAAGATATTGCTCTGATGCGGGGTATTCCGAACATGCAGGTCTTTTGCCCGGCTGACGAACAGGATCTACTCCAGATGCTACCCTCGATCTGGGCGTCGAAATCGCCTTCCTACGTGCGGATCTCAACCCGACCAGCCACCTATCAACACAAACAACCTTTCGAAATTGGGTGCGCCGAAGTGGTGTCGAGGGGTTCTGATGTAACGATTCTCGTTTACGGTATGCTCTTCGAACAGGCATTGATTGCCGCCAATTTTCTACGTCATGATGGGTACTCGGTTGGTCTGGTGAATATGCGCAGTCTGAAACCGGTTGACGAAGCGGTCATTCTGGAGATTTGTGCCAGTTCGGATCTGGTCGTGACCGTTGAGGATCATTTTCTTACCGGCGGGCTGTACAGTATCGTGGCAGAAACACTTCTTAAATACCGCAAAACGGCCCATGTTCACCCCTTTGCCCTCAAAGGAAAATGGTATAAACCGGGCCGCCTGAATGAAGTTCTGGAGCATGAAGGATTTACCGGGGCGCAACTAGCCCGGGCTATTATCGAGCATCTGGTAGAAAATCTAGCCGACTGA
- a CDS encoding transketolase codes for MNNEQLTDLQKIALNVREHIIRMSTDGGCFTGASLSATDLVVYLYKQFLNITKETLNDPGRDYLFLSKGHDVPALYGTFVELGWLPVERLNNHLSTRDSIYWHPNVKVPGIEFHSGSLGHLPSVALGVALDCKITGSPNKVVCILGDGELNEGSVWEAVLVANAYKLDNLLFVVDRNFFQANMPTEELIPLEPLVDKFSAFGAAVKRIDGHDFTALDDALSIFPFQSGKLNVLIADTRRGKGLPSIEARADRWFCNFTHDEVGALLAELHGEHTATLESETLVVR; via the coding sequence ATGAATAATGAACAGTTAACTGATCTACAAAAAATAGCCCTGAATGTTCGGGAACACATCATTCGAATGTCTACGGATGGAGGGTGCTTTACCGGCGCGTCACTCTCGGCGACGGATCTGGTCGTTTACCTCTACAAGCAGTTTCTGAACATAACGAAAGAAACACTGAATGATCCAGGTCGCGATTACCTGTTTTTGTCGAAAGGCCATGATGTACCCGCCCTTTACGGCACCTTCGTCGAACTGGGATGGCTCCCCGTCGAACGGCTCAACAATCATTTATCGACGCGGGATTCCATTTACTGGCACCCAAATGTGAAAGTCCCCGGTATTGAATTTCATTCCGGATCATTGGGTCATTTGCCATCAGTAGCCTTGGGCGTCGCCCTGGATTGCAAAATAACCGGATCACCCAATAAGGTCGTCTGTATTCTGGGCGACGGCGAATTAAACGAAGGCTCCGTCTGGGAAGCCGTTCTGGTAGCCAATGCCTATAAGCTTGATAATCTGCTCTTTGTAGTCGATCGAAACTTCTTTCAGGCCAATATGCCTACGGAAGAACTCATTCCGCTGGAACCGCTGGTCGATAAATTTTCGGCCTTTGGGGCTGCGGTCAAACGGATAGATGGGCACGACTTTACAGCGTTAGATGATGCGCTATCCATATTTCCATTCCAGTCCGGGAAGCTCAATGTGCTCATTGCCGATACGCGCAGGGGCAAAGGCTTGCCGAGTATTGAGGCCCGTGCCGATCGCTGGTTCTGCAATTTTACCCACGATGAGGTAGGCGCTCTGCTCGCTGAACTCCACGGCGAACATACGGCTACACTGGAATCTGAAACGCTTGTTGTGCGCTAA